In the genome of Candoia aspera isolate rCanAsp1 chromosome 1, rCanAsp1.hap2, whole genome shotgun sequence, one region contains:
- the NR4A2 gene encoding nuclear receptor subfamily 4 group A member 2 encodes MPCVQAQYGSSPQGASPATQSYAYHHSAAAGEYSSDFLTPEFVKFSMDLTNTEITATTSLPSFSTFMDNYGAAAAAAAGYDVKPPCLYQMPSQPPPPPPPAPSIKVEELSLHSHGYPPPPQPPAAGGPQPPDELAVYYKPCASPPTPAAGFAPGQSVWDEAGPLHGFHHHHHHHHQAYGGAAGGAAGGGGGGGVHKAAPTAVPRLSLFSFKQSPPGAPVGSCQMRFDGPLHALPLNGEPSGHGPGAHHHHHHHHHHHDGQPFALPNPIRKQATAAAVGFPGLQIGHASQLLDAQVPSPPSRGSPSNEGLCAVCGDNAACQHYGVRTCEGCKGFFKRTVQKNAKYVCLANKNCPVDKRRRNRCQYCRFQKCLAVGMVKEVVRTDSLKGRRGRLPSKPKSPQEPSPPSPPVSLISALVRAHVDSNPAMTSLDYSRFQANPDYQMSGDDTQHIQQFYDLLTGSMDIIRGWAEKIPGFTDLPKQDQDLLFESAFLELFVLRLAYRSNPVEGKLIFCNGVVLHRLQCVRGFGEWIDSIVEFSSSLQNMNVDISAFSCIAALAMVTERHGLKEPKRVEELQNKIVNCLKDHVTFNNGGLNRPNYLSKLLGKLPELRTLCTQGLQRIFYLKLEDLVPPPAIIDKLFLDTLPF; translated from the exons ATGCCCTGCGTCCAGGCTCAGTACGGGTCCTCGCCGCAAGGAGCCAGCCCGGCCACGCAGAGCTACGCGTACCACCACTCGGCGGCTGCCGGGGAGTACAGCTCGGACTTCTTAACGCCCGAGTTTGTCAAGTTTAGCATGGACCTGACCAACACTGAAATCACTGCCACCACTTCTCTCCCCAGCTTCAGTACCTTTATGGACAACtacggcgccgccgccgccgccgccgcgggttACGACGTCAAGCCGCCCTGCCTGTACCAAATGCCGTCGCAGCCCCCGCCACCCCCGCCACCGGCGCCCTCCATCAAGGTCGAGGAGCTGTCCCTGCACAGCCATGGCtacccgccgccgccgcagccCCCCGCCGCCGGCGGGCCGCAGCCGCCTGACGAGCTGGCCGTCTACTACAAACCCTGCGCCTCGCCGCCCACCCCGGCCGCTGGTTTCGCGCCGGGTCAAAGTGTCTGGGACGAGGCCGGGCCGCTGCATGgcttccatcaccaccaccaccatcaccaccaggCCTACGGCGGGGCGGCAGGAGGAgcggctggcggcggcggcggcggcggcgtgcACAAGGCGGCCCCGACGGCCGTGCCGCGTCTCTCGCTTTTCTCCTTCAAGCAATCGCCGCCCGGCGCACCGGTGGGCAGCTGCCAGATGCGCTTCGACGGGCCCCTGCACGCCCTGCCGCTCAACGGCGAGCCCTCGGGCCACGGGCCTGgcgcccaccaccaccaccaccaccaccaccaccatcacgaCGGGCAGCCCTTCGCCCTGCCCAACCCTATCCGCAAGCAGGCCACTGCCGCCGCCGTCGGGTTCCCCGGACTGCAGATCGGGCATGCCTCCCAACTCCTGGACGCCCAGGTGCCTTCGCCACCTTCACGGGGCTCGCCCTCCAACGAGGGTCTGTGCGCCGTCTGCGGGGACAACGCTGCTTGCCAGCACTACGGCGTGCGCACCTGCGAGGGCTGCAAAGGCTTCTTCAAG CGCACGGTCCAGAAAAACGCCAAGTACGTTTGCCTAGCGAATAAGAACTGCCCAGTGGACAAACGCCGTCGGAATCGGTGCCAGTACTGTCGTTTTCAGAAGTGCCTTGCTGTCGGCATGGTCAAAGAAG TGGTTCGCACAGACAGCTTAAAAGGCCGAAGGGGTCGCTTGCCCTCGAAACCGAAGAGCCCCCAGGAGCCTTCTCCCCCTTCGCCCCCGGTGAGTCTGATCAGTGCCCTGGTGAGAGCTCATGTCGACTCCAACCCGGCTATGACCAGCCTGGACTATTCCAGG TTCCAGGCAAACCCAGATTATCAGATGAGCGGTGATGACACGCAGCACATCCAGCAGTTTTATGATCTCTTGACTGGTTCCATGGATATCATCCGGGGCTGGGCAGAAAAGATCCCCGGCTTCACTGATCTTCCCAAACAAGACCAGGATCTGCTGTTTGAATCTGCCTTCCTGGAGCTTTTCGTCCTGCGGCTAGCCTACAG GTCGAACCCAGTGGAAGGGAAGCTAATCTTTTGCAATGGTGTGGTCCTGCACCGGCTGCAATGTGTCCGCGGCTTCGGAGAATGGATCGACTCCATTGTGGAGTTCTCTTCCAGCCTGCAGAACATGAACGTCGATATCTCCGCCTTCTCCTGCATCGCTGCCCTAGCCATGGTGACAG AGAGGCACGGCCTGAAGGAGCCCAAACGGGTAGAAGAGCTGCAGAACAAGATTGTCAATTGCCTCAAGGACCACGTGACTTTCAACAATGGCGGCCTGAACCGGCCAAATTACTTGTCTAAACTCCTGGGCAAGCTCCCGGAACTGCGCACGCTCTGCACGCAAGGCCTGCAGCGTATTTTCTACCTGAAACTGGAAGATTTGGTGCCACCACCAGCAATAATTGACAAACTTTTCTTGGAcactttacctttttaa